A genomic region of Microlunatus sagamiharensis contains the following coding sequences:
- a CDS encoding ornithine cyclodeaminase family protein produces the protein MTLPHLDEAAVLALGPRGAADALERALRDGLDPSAGAPRTFMDVPAGELIIMPAAGPRHVGTKLVGVAPRNAERGLPRIGAVYVLFDARTMQPVATLDGTALTTLRTPATSVVGLRPWLRARSADGSVTRVVVFGAGPQGVGHVDALAAEVALGDVTVVVRHPDAVTLPRTGAAAGAGLLAADDPRVPDALRTADVVVCATTARTPVFDSSLLGAGTLVAAVGSHEAEAAEVDVAFVRSATVVVEDVATALRECGDVVQAVDVGAVVERDLVPLSRVARGEAPVGPGRVLFKGSGMAWQDLVVAEAVLDAEH, from the coding sequence GTGACGCTGCCCCACCTCGACGAAGCCGCCGTCCTCGCGCTCGGGCCGCGGGGTGCGGCCGACGCCCTGGAGCGGGCGCTGCGCGACGGTCTCGACCCCTCTGCGGGCGCACCGCGGACGTTCATGGACGTGCCCGCCGGCGAGCTGATCATCATGCCGGCCGCCGGGCCGCGGCACGTCGGCACCAAGCTCGTCGGCGTCGCCCCGCGCAACGCCGAGCGCGGCCTCCCCCGCATCGGCGCGGTCTACGTCCTCTTCGACGCGCGGACCATGCAGCCGGTGGCCACCCTCGACGGGACCGCGCTCACGACCCTGCGCACCCCGGCCACGAGCGTCGTCGGGCTGCGGCCGTGGCTGCGCGCTCGGTCGGCCGACGGGTCGGTGACCCGCGTCGTCGTGTTCGGCGCGGGCCCGCAGGGCGTGGGCCACGTCGACGCGCTCGCCGCCGAGGTGGCGCTGGGCGACGTCACCGTCGTCGTCCGCCACCCCGACGCGGTCACGCTGCCCCGGACGGGCGCCGCGGCGGGTGCCGGGCTCCTGGCGGCCGACGACCCGCGGGTCCCGGACGCCCTGCGCACGGCGGACGTGGTCGTCTGCGCCACCACCGCACGGACGCCGGTGTTCGACTCGAGCCTGCTCGGTGCGGGCACGCTCGTCGCCGCGGTGGGGTCGCACGAGGCGGAGGCGGCCGAGGTGGACGTGGCCTTCGTACGCTCCGCGACGGTCGTGGTCGAGGACGTCGCGACGGCGCTGCGCGAGTGCGGCGACGTGGTCCAGGCCGTCGACGTCGGCGCCGTCGTCGAGCGCGACCTGGTGCCCCTGAGCCGGGTCGCCCGCGGCGAGGCACCGGTCGGTCCGGGCCGGGTCCTGTTCAAGGGCAGCGGGATGGCCTGGCAGGACCTGGTCGTCGCCGAGGCCGTCCTGGATGCGGAGCACTGA